In Collimonas arenae, a single genomic region encodes these proteins:
- a CDS encoding DegQ family serine endoprotease has translation MNRQNFTRSTIAVAVLVVAGGAYLHSKNANIGIENANAAVPVAAPAAPVSNGAPVVAVATDFSSIVERAGPAVVNISVTGKAKQSAVSDEDDDSGLDPNDPFSQFFKRFGPQLQIPRHPQIMRGEGSGFIISADGLILTNAHVVDGAQEVTVKLTDRREFKAKVLGADKQSDIAVIRIEAKNLPTVQIGNPALTKVGEPVLAIGSPYGFENTATAGIVSAKSRSLPDDTYVPFIQTDVAVNPGNSGGPLFNIKGEVIGINSQIYSQTGGYQGLSFAIPIDVATKVEQQLVAHGKVTRSHLGVAVQEVNQALAESFGLKNAAGALVSSIDKGSPADKGGMQVGDVILRFDGKPINQSADLPSLVADTAPGTSSSIEVMRGGQTKTLTVKLTEATPLKIAGKDNGANSQGRLGLALRELSPDEQQQVGIRGGLVVEDATGPSAVAGIQRGDVILSLNGKPVSSVEQLRQLVSKAGKNVALLVQRDKDKIFVPLNLS, from the coding sequence ATGAACCGTCAGAACTTTACCCGCAGCACCATTGCCGTCGCCGTTCTGGTGGTGGCTGGCGGTGCCTACCTGCATTCCAAGAACGCCAATATTGGCATCGAAAACGCTAACGCAGCCGTGCCTGTAGCGGCTCCGGCAGCACCAGTCAGCAACGGTGCGCCCGTCGTCGCGGTGGCCACCGATTTTTCCAGCATCGTCGAACGCGCCGGACCTGCGGTGGTCAATATCAGCGTCACCGGTAAAGCCAAGCAAAGTGCTGTATCCGACGAAGATGACGACTCCGGCCTCGATCCGAACGATCCGTTTTCGCAATTCTTCAAGCGCTTCGGCCCACAACTGCAAATCCCACGTCATCCGCAAATCATGCGCGGCGAAGGTTCCGGCTTCATCATCAGCGCAGACGGCCTGATCCTGACCAACGCCCATGTGGTTGACGGCGCTCAGGAAGTGACCGTCAAATTGACAGACCGCCGCGAGTTCAAGGCCAAGGTGCTGGGCGCCGACAAACAAAGCGATATCGCCGTGATACGGATCGAGGCAAAAAATCTGCCGACCGTGCAGATCGGCAATCCGGCATTGACCAAGGTAGGCGAACCGGTGCTGGCGATAGGCTCGCCCTACGGCTTTGAAAATACCGCCACGGCCGGTATCGTCAGCGCCAAGTCGCGCTCCCTGCCGGACGATACCTACGTGCCATTCATCCAGACCGACGTCGCCGTCAATCCTGGCAACTCGGGCGGTCCTCTGTTCAATATCAAGGGCGAAGTCATCGGCATCAATTCGCAGATCTATAGCCAGACCGGGGGTTACCAGGGCCTCTCGTTTGCCATTCCCATCGACGTCGCCACCAAGGTCGAACAGCAGCTGGTCGCGCATGGCAAAGTCACCCGCAGCCATCTTGGCGTCGCCGTACAAGAGGTCAACCAGGCCCTGGCCGAATCGTTCGGCCTGAAGAACGCCGCCGGCGCGCTGGTCAGCTCAATCGATAAGGGCAGCCCGGCCGACAAAGGCGGGATGCAAGTGGGCGATGTAATCCTGCGCTTCGACGGCAAACCAATCAATCAGTCGGCAGACTTGCCGAGCCTGGTGGCGGATACTGCGCCAGGCACTTCCAGCAGCATCGAAGTGATGCGCGGCGGCCAGACCAAGACACTGACGGTCAAGCTGACTGAAGCCACGCCACTCAAAATCGCAGGCAAGGACAACGGCGCCAATTCACAGGGACGACTAGGCCTGGCCCTGCGTGAACTCAGTCCGGACGAGCAGCAGCAGGTTGGCATCCGCGGCGGACTGGTGGTGGAAGATGCGACCGGGCCATCGGCGGTGGCAGGCATCCAGCGCGGCGACGTAATACTGTCGCTCAACGGCAAACCAGTCAGCAGCGTCGAGCAGTTGCGCCAGCTGGTCAGCAAGGCCGGGAAAAATGTGGCGCTGCTGGTGCAGCGCGACAAGGACAAGATCTTTGTCCCTCTCAACCTGAGCTAA
- a CDS encoding response regulator, translating to MRLLLVEDDLMVGEAVRKGLRQDGFAVDWVQDGVAALSALAQEDYQLLLLDLGLPKKNGLEVLKSLRAGANQIPVLILTARDAISDRVAGLDAGADDYLVKPFDLEELAARIRALLRRQSGRAEPLIELGQLTLNPATHEVTLEGRQVNLSAREFALLRAFLDRPGVVLSRAQLEEKMYGWDDSIESNAVEVYIHALRKKLGSNFIKNVRGIGYMVAK from the coding sequence ATGCGTTTGCTGTTGGTGGAAGACGATCTGATGGTGGGCGAAGCCGTGCGCAAGGGATTGCGGCAGGATGGCTTTGCGGTCGACTGGGTCCAAGACGGCGTCGCCGCGCTCAGCGCGCTGGCGCAAGAGGACTATCAGCTGCTGCTGCTGGATCTCGGTTTGCCGAAAAAGAACGGCCTGGAAGTACTGAAGTCCTTGCGCGCTGGCGCCAATCAGATTCCGGTCCTGATCCTGACTGCGCGCGACGCCATCTCGGACCGGGTCGCCGGCCTTGACGCCGGCGCCGACGATTACCTGGTCAAACCCTTCGACCTGGAAGAATTGGCGGCGCGAATCCGCGCCCTGCTGCGGCGCCAGTCGGGGCGCGCTGAACCGCTGATCGAACTCGGCCAGCTGACGCTGAATCCTGCCACCCATGAAGTCACGCTGGAAGGCCGCCAAGTCAATTTGTCGGCGCGCGAATTTGCCTTGCTGCGGGCCTTCCTGGACCGTCCCGGCGTGGTGCTGTCGCGCGCGCAGCTGGAAGAAAAAATGTATGGCTGGGACGACAGCATAGAAAGTAACGCAGTCGAGGTATACATCCACGCTCTGCGCAAGAAACTCGGCAGCAATTTCATCAAGAATGTGCGCGGCATCGGTTATATGGTGGCGAAATGA
- a CDS encoding sensor histidine kinase: protein MNLTSSKPSIRTSLLRWLAAGLSAGILLAGIALYFQVRGEANTLFDYQMQKIVASLPRQAFLPMIDGSDAGPELDDQIMIQIWDNTGVVIYHSHSQEFLPLQAELGFTNVRLSTGLWRVYSAQIGNTVVQIAQPQSARNRIAAQMAVKTFTPLLLLFPLLGILVWIAVSRGLAPIKRAAAEVQARDMHALSAISDAKLPQEIQPLTQALNDLLARLAQSINAQRAFVADAAHELRTPLTALRLQVQLAERAGNDAERQTAFCDLKQGLERATHLLQQLLTLARQEPGAFEQAHAELDMRALMHSVVGNFAVTANAQQVDLGISAEMPASVTGNVDALRILFNNLIDNALRYSPSGSSIDVSIVQDATGVTVAVEDHGAGIPDADLQRVFDRFYRAAGSQSQAHGSGLGLAIVKQIADAHRASVSLRNTGHGLHASVHFPA from the coding sequence ATGAATTTGACGTCGTCCAAGCCTTCCATACGCACGAGCCTGCTGCGCTGGCTGGCCGCCGGCTTAAGCGCCGGCATCCTGCTGGCCGGGATTGCCCTGTATTTCCAGGTGCGCGGCGAAGCCAACACCCTGTTCGATTACCAGATGCAGAAAATCGTCGCCTCGCTGCCGCGCCAGGCGTTTTTACCAATGATCGACGGCAGCGATGCCGGGCCCGAGCTCGATGACCAGATCATGATCCAGATCTGGGACAACACCGGCGTCGTGATCTATCACTCGCATTCGCAAGAATTTTTGCCGTTGCAGGCAGAACTGGGGTTTACCAATGTCCGCCTGAGCACGGGTCTATGGCGCGTATACAGCGCGCAGATCGGCAATACAGTGGTGCAGATTGCACAACCGCAAAGCGCGCGCAACCGCATCGCTGCGCAGATGGCGGTCAAGACCTTCACGCCGTTGCTGCTGCTGTTTCCACTATTAGGCATATTGGTCTGGATCGCCGTCAGCCGTGGCCTGGCGCCGATCAAACGCGCCGCTGCGGAAGTACAGGCGCGCGACATGCACGCCTTGTCTGCGATCTCCGACGCCAAGCTGCCGCAAGAAATCCAGCCGCTGACGCAAGCCTTGAACGATTTGCTGGCGCGGCTGGCGCAATCGATCAACGCCCAGCGCGCCTTCGTCGCCGATGCGGCGCACGAATTGCGTACGCCGCTGACTGCCTTGCGCCTGCAAGTGCAACTGGCGGAACGCGCTGGCAATGATGCGGAACGGCAAACCGCGTTCTGCGACCTCAAGCAAGGACTGGAGCGCGCCACCCACCTGCTGCAACAATTGCTGACGCTGGCGCGGCAAGAGCCCGGTGCATTTGAACAAGCGCATGCCGAACTCGATATGCGCGCACTGATGCATAGCGTCGTCGGCAATTTTGCAGTCACCGCAAATGCGCAGCAAGTCGATCTTGGCATCAGTGCCGAAATGCCCGCCAGCGTGACCGGCAACGTCGATGCCTTGCGCATCCTGTTCAATAATCTGATCGACAACGCCCTGCGCTACAGTCCGTCCGGCAGCAGCATCGATGTGTCGATTGTGCAGGATGCCACTGGCGTGACCGTCGCCGTGGAGGACCACGGCGCGGGCATTCCCGATGCCGATTTGCAGCGCGTGTTCGACCGCTTCTATCGTGCCGCCGGTAGCCAGTCGCAAGCGCACGGTAGCGGTCTCGGCCTGGCTATCGTCAAACAGATCGCCGATGCCCATCGCGCCAGCGTCAGTCTGCGCAATACCGGCCATGGCTTGCACGCCAGCGTGCATTTCCCGGCGTGA
- a CDS encoding SGNH/GDSL hydrolase family protein: MKTLFVLCALCSNMAVAGTISPEVKPDPLYTHHLSSSGPLSKEQLLKQKPSQKPAARSMVAGAVTNAASSSTYTYLRCWYRTNSNPTKPTTTYVWGLDPSSGDYYRINGYWWAGGALNWENMFYSDVTQSTLQSVCQSTLTAKGISQPVAMVAAADNALSFNYTVWTTDSVVQSGINKIVAFGDSLSDTQNIYNASNWTLPNSNSWFLGHFSNGKNWVEYLADNLQLPLYNWAVGGAGVTTQNLVIPGVVQQVQSYTTYMQKAQNYQPQNTLFTLLIGGNDLVNYNSTVDQVISGETQALQSLIQSGARNILLLKLPDVSKAPVFSIKTTGATVAAQVIDLNNRLTALVSSLQAQYGSSLNIQLYDTYALFNDLLTNPAKYQVSNTTQSCLSINTDSTLNYMSTQSARSQCTNPDSFVFWDTLHPTTHTHKLLADAVTAFYRANLQP; the protein is encoded by the coding sequence ATGAAAACACTTTTTGTGCTTTGTGCTTTGTGTTCGAATATGGCTGTGGCAGGAACAATATCCCCTGAAGTAAAACCCGATCCCCTTTACACCCATCATTTGTCGTCGTCCGGCCCGCTCTCCAAGGAACAACTGCTGAAACAGAAGCCAAGCCAAAAGCCAGCCGCGCGCAGCATGGTTGCTGGCGCAGTAACGAATGCCGCCAGCAGCAGCACCTACACTTATTTGCGCTGCTGGTACCGCACCAACAGCAATCCGACCAAGCCGACCACAACCTACGTCTGGGGCCTTGACCCGTCCAGTGGCGACTACTACCGCATCAACGGTTACTGGTGGGCCGGCGGTGCGCTGAACTGGGAAAACATGTTCTATAGCGATGTCACTCAAAGCACCTTGCAATCGGTCTGCCAAAGCACGCTGACCGCCAAAGGCATCAGCCAGCCGGTAGCAATGGTTGCCGCCGCCGACAATGCGCTGTCGTTCAACTACACCGTCTGGACTACCGACAGCGTAGTACAAAGCGGCATCAACAAGATCGTCGCATTCGGCGACAGCTTGTCCGATACCCAGAATATCTACAATGCCTCGAATTGGACTTTACCAAATTCAAACAGCTGGTTCCTGGGGCATTTCAGCAACGGCAAGAACTGGGTTGAATACCTGGCCGACAATTTGCAGCTTCCCTTGTATAACTGGGCAGTTGGCGGCGCCGGCGTGACCACCCAGAATCTGGTGATTCCTGGCGTGGTCCAGCAAGTGCAGTCCTATACGACCTATATGCAGAAGGCGCAGAACTACCAGCCGCAAAACACCTTGTTCACCTTGCTGATCGGCGGTAACGACCTGGTCAATTACAACAGCACGGTCGACCAGGTGATCAGCGGAGAAACGCAAGCCCTGCAAAGCCTGATTCAGTCCGGCGCGCGCAATATCCTGTTGCTGAAGTTGCCGGATGTGTCCAAGGCGCCGGTGTTCTCCATCAAGACCACGGGGGCGACGGTGGCGGCGCAGGTGATCGATCTCAACAACCGTCTCACCGCGCTGGTTAGTTCGCTGCAAGCGCAATATGGCAGCAGCCTGAATATCCAGCTATACGATACGTATGCCTTGTTCAATGATTTGCTGACCAATCCGGCCAAATACCAGGTCAGCAACACGACTCAGTCCTGTCTCAGCATCAATACCGATTCGACCTTGAATTACATGAGCACGCAGAGCGCCCGCTCACAGTGTACCAATCCGGATAGTTTCGTTTTCTGGGATACCTTGCATCCGACCACGCATACACACAAGTTGCTGGCCGATGCAGTAACTGCTTTCTACCGGGCTAACCTGCAGCCTTAA